One Coffea arabica cultivar ET-39 chromosome 5e, Coffea Arabica ET-39 HiFi, whole genome shotgun sequence DNA segment encodes these proteins:
- the LOC113690548 gene encoding uncharacterized protein isoform X1 — MEADREASLNENSKKALLARSASHAQDELKSFRTWLKWMCVDQSDWWTAFLSWSVFVVLAIVVPCLSHFFLACSDCDSRHSRPYDTIVQLSLSTLAALSFICLSQFVRKYGLRRFLFFDRLCDDSETVRKGYTVQFNRSLKIVFIFVIPCFTVECAYKIWWYSSGGTRIPFLGNIIVSDTVACILELCSWLYRTVVFFLVCTLFRLICYLQILRLQDFAQVFQVESDVESVLREHLRIRRHLRIISHRYRLFILWALIIITVSQFASLLMTTRSTADLNIYKTGELALCSVSLLAGLMILLRSATRITHKAQAVTCLAAKWHVCATIDSFDTTEAETPISRVPVNHVFPVSSDGSDADDDVGDEEDDIDHTKLVPSYNYNTISFQKRQALVTYFENNRAGVTVYGFMLDRTSLHTIFGIELSLVLWLLGKTIGIS, encoded by the exons ATGGAAGCCGACAGGGAAGCGTCGTTGAACGAAAACAGCAAGAAGGCATTGTTAGCTAGAagtgcatcacatgcacaagaTGAATTGAAGAGTTTCAGGACATGGCTGAAATGGATGTGCGTGGATCAATCTGATTGGTGGACTGCGTTTCTTTCGTGGTCTGTTTTTGTGGTATTGGCTATCGTCGTCCCTTGTCTCTCCCATTTCTTTTTGGCTTGTAGTGATTGTGATAGCAGACACAGCAGGCCTTATGATACCATTGTGCAGCTTTCTCTTAGCACCTTGGCGGCCCTATCTTTCATTTGCCTTTCCCAGTTTGTGAGGAAATATGGGCTCCGGAGATTCTTGTTCTTCGATAGGCTTTGTGATGACAGCGAGACCGTCAGAAAAGGATACACCGTTCAGTTCAAT AGATCCCTGAAGATCGTATTCATCTTTGTGATACCTTGTTTCACAGTGGAGTGCGCTTACAAGATTTGGTGGTATAGCTCGGGTGGCACCCGAATTCCCTTCTTGGGCAACATAATAGTGAGTGACACTGTTGCATGTATTTTAGAGCTTTGCTCATGGCTCTACAGGACTGTGGTCTTCTTCCTGGTGTGCACTCTCTTTCGCCTCATCTGTTATCTTCAGATCCTCCGATTACAAGACTTTGCACAAGTCTTCCAGGTAGAGTCTGACGTCGAATCAGTGTTGAGGGAACACCTCAGGATCAGAAGGCATTTAAGAATTATAAGCCACAGATACCGCTTATTCATTTTATGGGCATTGATCATCATAACAGTTAGCCAGTTTGCATCCCTACTCATGACTACGCGCTCAACTGCTGATCTTAATATATACAAAACCGGTGAACTTGCT CTATGCTCCGTCAGCCTTCTTGCAGGGCTGATGATCCTGTTAAGAAGTGCAACCAGAATTACACACAAAGCACAAGCTGTTACATGTCTTGCGGCCAAATGGCATGTCTGTGCAACAATAGATTCGTTCGATACAACTGAAGCTGAGACGCCTATTTCTAGGGTGCCTGTCAACCACGTTTTTCCGGTGAGTTCTGATGGATCTGACGCTGATGATGATGTTGGCGATGAAGAGGATGATATAGACCACACCAAGCTCGTTCCATCATACAACTACAACACaatttcattccaaaagagaCAAGCCTTAG TGACATACTTTGAAAACAATAGAGCGGGAGTGACAGTCTATGGATTCATGCTGGATAGGACCTCGCTTCACACGATATTTGGCATAGAGTTGTCCCTTGTGCTTTGGTTGCTTGGAAAGACCATCGGTATTTCatag
- the LOC113690548 gene encoding uncharacterized protein isoform X2, whose amino-acid sequence MEADREASLNENSKKALLARSASHAQDELKSFRTWLKWMCVDQSDWWTAFLSWSVFVLSLSTLAALSFICLSQFVRKYGLRRFLFFDRLCDDSETVRKGYTVQFNRSLKIVFIFVIPCFTVECAYKIWWYSSGGTRIPFLGNIIVSDTVACILELCSWLYRTVVFFLVCTLFRLICYLQILRLQDFAQVFQVESDVESVLREHLRIRRHLRIISHRYRLFILWALIIITVSQFASLLMTTRSTADLNIYKTGELALCSVSLLAGLMILLRSATRITHKAQAVTCLAAKWHVCATIDSFDTTEAETPISRVPVNHVFPVSSDGSDADDDVGDEEDDIDHTKLVPSYNYNTISFQKRQALVTYFENNRAGVTVYGFMLDRTSLHTIFGIELSLVLWLLGKTIGIS is encoded by the exons ATGGAAGCCGACAGGGAAGCGTCGTTGAACGAAAACAGCAAGAAGGCATTGTTAGCTAGAagtgcatcacatgcacaagaTGAATTGAAGAGTTTCAGGACATGGCTGAAATGGATGTGCGTGGATCAATCTGATTGGTGGACTGCGTTTCTTTCGTGGTCTGTTTTTGTG CTTTCTCTTAGCACCTTGGCGGCCCTATCTTTCATTTGCCTTTCCCAGTTTGTGAGGAAATATGGGCTCCGGAGATTCTTGTTCTTCGATAGGCTTTGTGATGACAGCGAGACCGTCAGAAAAGGATACACCGTTCAGTTCAAT AGATCCCTGAAGATCGTATTCATCTTTGTGATACCTTGTTTCACAGTGGAGTGCGCTTACAAGATTTGGTGGTATAGCTCGGGTGGCACCCGAATTCCCTTCTTGGGCAACATAATAGTGAGTGACACTGTTGCATGTATTTTAGAGCTTTGCTCATGGCTCTACAGGACTGTGGTCTTCTTCCTGGTGTGCACTCTCTTTCGCCTCATCTGTTATCTTCAGATCCTCCGATTACAAGACTTTGCACAAGTCTTCCAGGTAGAGTCTGACGTCGAATCAGTGTTGAGGGAACACCTCAGGATCAGAAGGCATTTAAGAATTATAAGCCACAGATACCGCTTATTCATTTTATGGGCATTGATCATCATAACAGTTAGCCAGTTTGCATCCCTACTCATGACTACGCGCTCAACTGCTGATCTTAATATATACAAAACCGGTGAACTTGCT CTATGCTCCGTCAGCCTTCTTGCAGGGCTGATGATCCTGTTAAGAAGTGCAACCAGAATTACACACAAAGCACAAGCTGTTACATGTCTTGCGGCCAAATGGCATGTCTGTGCAACAATAGATTCGTTCGATACAACTGAAGCTGAGACGCCTATTTCTAGGGTGCCTGTCAACCACGTTTTTCCGGTGAGTTCTGATGGATCTGACGCTGATGATGATGTTGGCGATGAAGAGGATGATATAGACCACACCAAGCTCGTTCCATCATACAACTACAACACaatttcattccaaaagagaCAAGCCTTAG TGACATACTTTGAAAACAATAGAGCGGGAGTGACAGTCTATGGATTCATGCTGGATAGGACCTCGCTTCACACGATATTTGGCATAGAGTTGTCCCTTGTGCTTTGGTTGCTTGGAAAGACCATCGGTATTTCatag